In the Gossypium arboreum isolate Shixiya-1 chromosome 10, ASM2569848v2, whole genome shotgun sequence genome, one interval contains:
- the LOC108488903 gene encoding glutaredoxin-C9-like → MNLEYPYEIVKQLASSNAVVLFSTSGSDCMCTVAKRLLLGLGVAPITIELDHHVAGPDIQAVLSRLAVDGSRQPIPAVFVGGKFLGGIETLIASHINGTLIPLLKDAGALWL, encoded by the coding sequence ATGAACCTTGAGTATCCATACGAGATAGTGAAGCAGCTAGCTTCAAGCAACGCAGTTGTCCTTTTCAGTACGAGTGGCAGCGATTGCATGTGCACCGTGGCTAAACGACTCCTCTTAGGCCTTGGCGTTGCCCCCATTACCATCGAGCTTGACCACCATGTTGCAGGTCCCGACATTCAAGCTGTCCTCTCTCGGCTCGCCGTAGATGGCAGTCGACAGCCTATCCCTGCCGTGTTTGTTGGTGGTAAGTTCCTTGGTGGCATTGAAACCCTCATCGCTTCCCACATCAATGGCACGTTGATCCCTCTCCTCAAAGATGCTGGTGCACTTTGGCTCTAA